A stretch of the Camelina sativa cultivar DH55 unplaced genomic scaffold, Cs unpScaffold00427, whole genome shotgun sequence genome encodes the following:
- the LOC104773021 gene encoding protein GLUTAMINE DUMPER 6-like has protein sequence MRTTPKVEIWKSPVPYLFGGLFLLVLLIALALLSLVCTHQKSPSSSSSSSSSSSSSSSSSSSSNNNPIDKDDDVGDKEAKTITEEYLPKIVVILAGDDIPTCLAVPVVIPPPSSICRCNCDNVTVV, from the coding sequence atgagaacGACACCAAAAGTAGAAATCTGGAAGTCACCAGTACCATATCTCTTTGGtggtttgtttttgcttgttttgcttATAGCTTTGGCATTACTCTCATTGGTCTGCACACACCAaaagtctccttcttcttcttcttcttcttcatcttcttcgtcttcttcttcatcttcttcttcatctagcAATAACAATCCTATCGACAAAGATGATGACGTCGGTGACAAGGAAGCTAAGACTATTACAGAAGAGTACTTACCTAAGATTGTCGTTATTTTGGCCGGAGACGATATTCCTACTTGCTTGGCCGTTCCAGTAGTGATTCCTCCACCGTCTTCCATTTGTCGTTGTAACTGTGATAATGTTACTGTTGTCTGA